The following proteins are co-located in the Oncorhynchus gorbuscha isolate QuinsamMale2020 ecotype Even-year linkage group LG22, OgorEven_v1.0, whole genome shotgun sequence genome:
- the LOC124009979 gene encoding coatomer subunit beta'-like, translating into MPLRLDIKRKLTARSDRVKSVDLHPTEPWMLASLYNGSVCVWNHETQTLVKTFEVCDLPVRASKFVARKNWVITGADDMQIRVFNYNTLERVHMFEAHSDYIRCIAVHPTQPYILTSSDDMLIKLWDWEKKWSCSQVFEGHTHYVMQIVINPKDNNQFASASLDRTIKVWQLGSSAPNFTLEGHEKGVNCIDYYSGGDKPYLISGADDRLVKIWDYQNKTCVQTLEGHAQNVSCVSFHPELPIIITGSEDGTVRIWHSSTYRLESTLNYGMERVWCVCGLRGSNNVALGYDEGSIIIKLGREEPAMSMDTNGKIIWAKHSEVQQANLKAMGDTEIKDGERLALAVKDMGSCEIYPQTIQHNPNGRFVVVCGDGEYIIYTAMALRNKSFGSAQEFAWAHDSSEYAIRESNSVVKIFKNFKEKKSFKPDFGAEGIYGGFLLGVRSVNGLAFYDWENTELVRRIEIQPKHIFWSDSGELVCIATEESFFILRYLSEKVAASQENNEGVTEDGIEDAFEVQGEIQEVVKTGLWVGDCFIYTSSVNRLNYFVGGEIVTIAHLDRTMYLLGYIPKDDRLYLGDKELNIVSYSLLVSVLEYQTAVMRRDFGMADKVLPTIPKEQRTRVAHFLEKQGFKQQALAVSSDSEHRFELALQLGELKIAYQLAVEAESEQKWKQLAELAISKCQFSLAQECLHHAQDYGGLLLLATASGNAAMVGKLAEGAERDGKNNVAFMTYFLQGKLDHCLELLIRTNRLPEAAFLARTYLPSQVSRVVKLWRESLAKVNQKAAESLADPTEYENLFPGLKESFVAEQFLRETCLGNSRPATDYPLVTPNEERNILEDATGYEPKGVPLSLATLVPGEDCREETTLAAGALASVLTPPAIPSEPEPEAAPEEEEEASPGSSEALKNKALDELEDDLDNLELDDIDTTDINLEDDFLDD; encoded by the exons ATG CCTCTCAGGCTGGACATCAAGCGGAAGCTGACAGCCCGGTCAGACCGGGTGAAGAGTGTGGACCTCCACCCGACCGAGCCGTGGATGCTGGCCAGCCTGTACAATGGTAGTGTCTGCGTCTGGAACCATgaaacacag ACCTTGGTGAAGACCTTTGAAGTGTGTGACCTTCCAGTGAGAGCATCAAAGTTTGTAGCCAGGAAGAACTGGGTCATAACAGGAGCT GATGACATGCAGATCCGTGTGTTCAACTACAACACCCTGGAGAGGGTTCACATGTTTGAGGCCCACTCTGACTACATCCGTTGTATTGCCGTGCATCCCACCCAGCCCTACATCCTCACAAGCAGTG ACGACATGCTGATTAAGCTGTGGGACTGGGAGAAGAAGTGGTCTTGCAGCCAGGTGTTCGAGGGCCACACCCACTACGTCATGCAGATCGTCATCAACCCTAAAGACAACAACCAATTTGCCAGCGCTTCTCTGGACAGAACCATCAAg GTTTGGCAGCTAGGCTCCTCTGCTCCTAACTTCACCCTTGAGGGCCATGAGAAAGGTGTCAACTGCATTGACTACTACAGTGGAGGGGACAAGCCCTACCTTATATCAGGAGCTGATGACCGCCTGGTCAAGATCTGGGACTACCAG AACAAGACGTGTGTGCAGACCCTGGAGGGACACGCCCAGAATGTGTCGTGTGTCAGCTTTCACCCAGAGCTGCCCATCATCATCACAGGCTCAGAGGACG GCACTGTGCGTATCTGGCACTCGAGTACATACCGTCTGGAGAGCACGCTGAACTACGGCATGGAgcgcgtgtggtgtgtgtgtggcctgcgAGGCTCCAACAACGTGGCCCTGGGTTACGACGAAGGCAGCATCATCATCAAG CTGGGGCGTGAGGAGCCAGCCATGTCCATGGACACCAATGGGAAGATCATCTGGGCCAAGCACTCAGAGGTGCAGCAGGCCAACCTGAAGGCCATGGGTGACACGGAGATCAAGGACGGAGAGAGGCTGGCGCTGGCCGTCAaagacatgggcagctgtgagatCTACCCCCAGACCATTCAGCACAACCCCAACGGAAG gtttgttgtggtgtgtGGAGACGGAGAGTACATCATCTACACTGCCATGGCACTGAGGAACAAGAGCTTCGGCTCAGCCCAGGAGTTTGCCTGGGCACATGACTCCTCTGA GTATGCCATTAGAGAAAGCAACAGTGTGGTCAAAATCTTCAAGAATTTCAAAGAGAAGAAGTCTTTCAAGCCAGACTTTGGGGCTGAAG gtatcTATGGAGGCTTCTTGCTGGGCGTCAGGTCGGTGAACGGTCTGGCCTTCTATGACTGGGAGAACACAGAGCTGGTCCGCCGCATTGAGATCCAGCCCAAACAT atcttctggtcagactcaggGGAGTTGGTGTGTATAGCCACAGAGGAGTCCTTCTTCATCCTGCGCTACCTGTCCGAGAAAGTAGCCGCCTCCCAAGAGAACAACGAGGGAGTGACTGAGGACGGCATCGAAGACGCCTTTGAG GTCCAGGGGGAGATCCAGGAAGTGGTGAAGACAGGTCTGTGGGTGGGAGACTGCTTCatctacaccagctctgtcaacaGACTCAACTACTTTGTGGGGGGAGAGATTGTCACCATCGCTCACCTGGACAG AACCATGTACCTGCTGGGCTACATCCCCAAGGACGACCGCCTGTACCTGGGCGACAAAGAGCTGAACATCGTCAGCTACTCCCTGCTGGTGTCTGTGCTGGAGTACCAGACAGCTGTGATGCGCAGGGACTTTGGCATGGCCGACAAAGTGTTGCCCACCATCCCCAAGGAACAGAGGACCCGTGTGGCCCACTTCCTGGAGAAACAG GGCTTCAAGCAGCAGGCTCTGGCAGTGTCGTCAGACTCGGAGCACAGGTTTGAGCTGGCCCTGCAGCTTGGGGAGTTGAAGATCGCCTATCAgctggctgtggaggcagag TCGGAGCAGAAGTGGAAGCAGCTGGCAGAACTGGCCATCAGTAAGTGCCAgtttagtctggcccaggagtgccTCCATCATGCCCAGGACTACGGTGGCCTGCTGCTGCTCGCCACGGCCTCGGGCAACGCTGCCATGGTGGGCAAGCTGGCTGAGGGCGCTGAGCGGGACGGCAAGAACAACGTGGCCTTCATGACTTATTTCCTGCAGGGGAA ACTGGACCACTGTCTGGAGCTGCTGATCCGGACCAACCGGCTTCCCGAGGCAGCCTTCCTGGCCCGCACCTACCTGCCCAGCCAGGTGTCCAGGGTGGTCAAGCTGTGGAGGGAGAGCCTGGCCAAGGTCAACCAGAAGGCGGCCGAGTCGCTGGCCGACCCCACCGAATATGAGAACCTGTTCCCCGGTCTGAAGGAGTCGTTTGTGGCCGAGCAGTTCCTCCGGGAGACCTGCCTGGGCAACTCCCGGCCAGCCACTGACTACCCTCTGGTCACA CCCAATGAAGAACGTAATATACTAGAGGATGCCACGGGCTACGAGCCCAAAGGAGTTCCCCTCTCACTTGCCACACTGGTACCA GGTGAAGACTGCAGGGAGGAGACTACGTTGGCTGCTGGAGCTCTGGCATCCGTATTGACGCCCCCCGCGATCCCCTCGGAGCCAGAGCCTGAGGCTGCacctgaagaggaagaggaggcgagCCCCGGTTCATCTGAGGCACTGAAGAACAAG GCCCTGGACGAACTTGAAGATGACCTGGACAACTTGGAGCTGGACGACATCGACACCACGGACATTAACTTGGAAGATGACTTCTTAGATGACTGA
- the LOC124009952 gene encoding retinol-binding protein 2-like yields the protein MPVDFNGKWELESSEKFEDYMKALNIDFATRKIAVQLAQTKVIIQDEDKFEVKTLSTFRNYELMFTVGVEFVEHTKGLDNRVVKALVVWEGDKLVCIQKGEKDNRGWKHWIEGDKLYLELTCEDKVCRQVFKRKE from the exons ATGCCTGTAGACTTCAATGGCAAATGGGAGTTGGAGAGCAGTGAGAAATTTGAGGATTACATGAAAGCACTGA ACATTGACTTTGCCACACGCAAAATAGCAGTGCAGCTGGCCCAGACCAAAGTGATCATCCAGGATGAAGACAAGTTTGAAGTCAAGACGCTGAGCACCTTCAGGAACTATGAGCTGATGTTCACTGTGGGGGTGGAGTTTGTGGAGCACACCAAAGGACTGGACAACAGGGTGGTCAAG GCTCTTGTGGTGTGGGAGGGGGACAAACTAGTGTGTATCCAGAAGGGGGAAAAGGACAACCGTGGGTGGAAGCACTGGATCGAAGGAGACAAACTGTACCTG GAACTGACGTGTGAGGACAAAGTCTGCAGGCAGGTGTTCAAGAGAAAAGAATAG